A single Haloglycomyces albus DSM 45210 DNA region contains:
- a CDS encoding pectate lyase family protein — MRPIAKRLVGVGATVALIAGIGGVALTSAHAETGGPEGFAAQNGGTTGGADGQTVSASTGTEIHAALCDRASSDTPIVIEVEGTINHGNTSKVSGDSCNTADDKIELKEISNVTLVGVGDGALFDELGIHLRDSSNIIIQNVHVRNVKKSGSPTSNGGDAIGMESNVRNVWVDHATLEASGGESAGYDGLFDLKNNTQYVTLSYSILRNSGRGGLIGSSNSDTTNGFTTFHHNRYENIDSRTPLLRAGTAHSYNNHYVGLTKSGINSRVDAEIQVDHNYFQDSRDVLGTFYTDHLGYWEVNDNIYDNVTWSSDDSDNHPAGPNPTSTTSVDIPYEFELDEANCVPDIVAGTAGANTGLQVSNGSCAPQDSSPEPTTDPTVPPNGDNLSIGAGSDGSTKASGTSFRNVRDGDMDTYWSPTSSTGRISIKWDTDTTVTTINIRETPNTEGTIESWQVVNHDNGDILAVGTGAGPINVPATTLTKINFVITTSNGTPQIAEFETFSE, encoded by the coding sequence ATGAGACCTATAGCTAAACGTCTGGTCGGCGTGGGGGCCACGGTGGCCCTGATAGCCGGGATTGGCGGCGTGGCCCTGACATCCGCACATGCGGAAACGGGCGGTCCGGAAGGATTCGCCGCTCAGAACGGCGGAACCACCGGTGGAGCGGACGGCCAGACCGTGAGCGCCAGCACGGGCACCGAGATCCACGCCGCACTGTGCGACCGCGCCAGCAGCGATACTCCAATCGTGATCGAAGTGGAAGGCACCATCAACCACGGCAACACCAGCAAGGTGTCCGGGGACAGCTGCAACACCGCCGACGACAAAATCGAGTTGAAGGAAATCAGCAATGTCACGCTCGTCGGAGTCGGCGACGGTGCTCTCTTCGACGAGTTGGGGATTCATCTTCGAGACTCCAGCAACATCATCATTCAGAACGTCCACGTTCGGAACGTCAAGAAGTCAGGTTCCCCCACCTCCAACGGTGGCGATGCCATTGGGATGGAGAGCAACGTCCGCAACGTGTGGGTCGACCATGCCACTCTCGAGGCCTCAGGCGGCGAGTCGGCCGGCTACGACGGCCTGTTTGATCTAAAGAACAACACTCAGTACGTGACGCTCTCCTACAGTATCCTGCGTAACTCGGGTCGCGGCGGCCTGATTGGCTCCAGTAACAGCGATACCACCAACGGTTTCACGACGTTCCACCACAACCGGTACGAGAACATCGACTCCCGCACTCCCCTGCTGCGTGCCGGTACGGCGCACTCGTACAACAACCACTACGTGGGCTTGACGAAATCCGGCATCAATTCGCGCGTTGATGCAGAGATCCAGGTGGACCACAACTACTTCCAGGATTCAAGGGACGTCCTGGGCACTTTCTACACCGACCACCTCGGGTACTGGGAGGTCAATGACAATATCTACGACAACGTCACGTGGTCCAGCGACGATAGTGACAACCACCCGGCCGGCCCGAACCCGACGTCGACCACCTCGGTGGACATCCCCTACGAATTCGAGCTCGACGAGGCGAACTGCGTGCCTGACATCGTCGCCGGGACTGCGGGTGCCAACACCGGGCTACAGGTATCAAACGGGTCCTGCGCGCCACAGGACTCGAGCCCCGAACCGACGACTGACCCGACGGTCCCTCCGAATGGTGACAATCTCAGCATCGGGGCGGGCTCCGACGGATCCACCAAGGCCAGCGGGACCAGTTTCCGCAATGTTCGCGACGGCGACATGGACACCTACTGGTCACCAACCAGCTCAACCGGGCGCATCTCCATCAAATGGGATACAGACACGACCGTCACCACAATCAACATCCGCGAAACTCCGAATACCGAAGGCACCATCGAATCGTGGCAGGTAGTCAATCACGACAATGGCGACATCCTAGCCGTCGGAACCGGAGCGGGGCCCATCAACGTCCCCGCGACTACACTAACCAAAATCAACTTCGTCATCACAACCTCAAATGGAACACCTCAAATCGCAGAATTCGAAACCTTCTCCGAATAG
- a CDS encoding class I SAM-dependent methyltransferase, whose protein sequence is MTHHDPAARDASSWLADTRTSYDTDAVGYAEKVQGILETFPHLRAQLDVFAELIRCAGGGPVADVGCGTGYATRYLHDSGIEAFGIDLSPKLVAIAQRDHPDLRFEVGSMTNLDMDAHSAAGIVAFWSTIHIPDYAMSGVIAELHRVLRPEGLVLVGFHVGDGIEHAATGYTKQPINIDTHLRQPSTMSNRLHDAGFRIESTSVFRPDDVVPGAIIVARKRG, encoded by the coding sequence CGCGTCCAGCTGGCTCGCGGACACCCGAACGTCATACGACACCGACGCCGTCGGTTACGCCGAAAAAGTCCAAGGGATCCTTGAGACGTTTCCGCACCTGCGAGCGCAACTCGACGTATTCGCCGAACTTATTCGGTGTGCCGGCGGTGGACCGGTGGCCGACGTCGGTTGTGGTACCGGCTACGCCACGCGTTATCTTCATGATTCGGGTATCGAGGCGTTCGGAATCGACCTCTCTCCCAAGCTGGTTGCGATCGCACAGCGAGACCACCCGGACCTGCGGTTCGAAGTGGGGTCGATGACGAATCTCGACATGGATGCTCACTCCGCTGCCGGTATCGTCGCGTTCTGGTCGACGATCCACATTCCCGACTACGCCATGTCGGGGGTGATCGCCGAGCTTCATCGCGTCCTGCGACCTGAGGGCCTTGTCCTGGTCGGATTCCATGTCGGCGACGGGATCGAACACGCCGCTACCGGATACACGAAGCAGCCGATCAACATCGACACTCACCTCCGACAGCCGAGTACGATGTCGAACCGGCTGCACGACGCTGGCTTCCGCATCGAGTCCACGTCGGTCTTCCGACCCGACGACGTTGTCCCGGGCGCGATCATCGTCGCCCGAAAGCGCGGGTAA